In the Leptotrichia sp. oral taxon 847 genome, one interval contains:
- a CDS encoding HutP family protein: MEEKENRSVEICRIALKLAVSSREEERELVKSYKLRGIKTAAVDVGGIMPNSRFKFIENALIAAKRNNLIQDVHVHDGAIIGAMREAMSQIETIINGLSVGGKIGIARSGEHLSVAIFLSVGILQFNEVITSVAHRSISILENEK, translated from the coding sequence ATGGAAGAAAAAGAAAATAGAAGTGTGGAAATATGTAGGATAGCACTAAAATTAGCAGTTTCGTCCCGAGAAGAAGAACGGGAGCTTGTGAAAAGTTATAAATTGAGAGGAATAAAGACGGCAGCAGTCGATGTTGGTGGAATTATGCCTAACTCAAGATTTAAGTTTATAGAAAATGCACTTATCGCAGCTAAAAGAAATAATCTGATACAGGATGTGCACGTTCACGATGGAGCAATTATTGGTGCTATGCGAGAAGCTATGAGTCAAATTGAAACAATCATAAATGGACTTAGTGTCGGTGGGAAAATAGGAATTGCACGTTCTGGAGAACACTTGTCAGTCGCCATTTTTTTGAGCGTTGGAATTTTACAGTTTAATGAAGTCATAACTTCGGTTGCACATCGTTCAATTTCTATCTTAGAAAATGAAAAATAA